agatgaTTTTTTCAGACAATTTTGCAAATAAAACTAGTCCAAGAGTATGTAATCCCTATTTTTTAAGGTGTGCCAAACTCAACATAAAGTTAAAAACATTGAAAAGACATAGCACATCCAAAACAAACAATGATACTCTTGAATGGAAATTTAATTAGTTGGCAAAAATATGCATTCAGTGTTTGAGAGGTtacatttatttcaaaatgaagtaCCTGTGAAAATAATAATACCATCAGAAGATACCCTTGCTAGCTCAGGAAGagttttgtttatatattttggaGACAGGTAATCCAAAGCATCTGACACTATAACATGAGAAAAAGACTTCACCCTGTATGGTAAAGGGAATTTTATATCTGCAACACGTATAATGCCTTTCTGCACAAGAGCCTTGCAGTTCCTATCAGCATCGTCTAAGTCATATGGCTCCACACCCCATGCTTCAGTTTCCCCTTCTCTTAAAAATTTGGAGACCACCGAACAACTCTCAGGGCCTACGTGCAAAACATTTTTCATGCTGCCACCATATGCATTCTTCAAAACAGGAATTGCACTTGGAACTTCAAAAGTGCATGAAAAATCATCTGcaagataacacaattttgaaatttgttaaCGAGAAGTTTAAGGAATGCCTTTCTAAGACAATGCATGTGAGAAAGAACAACTTCATTTTTGCTAATCAAACTGCAGTTTGACCTGTTTTGACAAGGATAATAGATGAGGTATGAAAAAAGCgccaagttaaaaaaaagataagtttgTTCATTCTGTTTCACAGTGGCACAGAGGAAATATACAAGGCAGATTTTTTTCAAGGAtgctattaatttgaaaaaataaaaaattatattcggGGTAGGGAAAGACCAGAAAAGCAAAGATGTCATCATTTGAAAGTGATCAAAATAAAAGGCATCTTACTGCAGAGTTTATGGTTCTAAAATTTTTCAATATGCAAGACAATTGGACTTAATGCAAATTAT
This region of Glycine soja cultivar W05 chromosome 17, ASM419377v2, whole genome shotgun sequence genomic DNA includes:
- the LOC114392088 gene encoding probable pectin methylesterase CGR2 isoform X2 is translated as MTRKQASSTRRGGLSGVLHSKSKSSPLLSISLVLFVAILLILYACIGSGILGGRKDVISMAEDDFSCTFEVPSAIPVLKNAYGGSMKNVLHVGPESCSVVSKFLREGETEAWGVEPYDLDDADRNCKALVQKGIIRVADIKFPLPYRVKSFSHVIVSDALDYLSPKYINKTLPELARVSSDGIIIFTGYPGQPRAKIAPLSKFGRPHRC